The genomic stretch TTCTGTCCATTAGACAGCATTATAACATTGTGTAGCAACCTAGCAGGTTACAATACTGTAACTGTCTTCAGATTAAACACCACAAGTCCACACGGCAATCAAGAACGACTCCAATCACCCATTAACCGAACATATGTCGGATTCCACTGCCCCTCATATCGGGCTGAGACCAGATCGGAGAAGCAATCAATGTAAAAGTTTCGCCTCGGACCTAGGGATCGAATCGAGAGGGGGAACGAGAAAGAGAGAGTGGTGGAAGGGGAACCTTGGGGTTGGTGACGTTCTGGTTCTTGCGGATCTCCTTAGCGATGGTGGAGCGGAGCTGCGAGGGCGTGACGACGTCGTCGAGGTTGTAGATCTCCATGACGGTGGGGATGGAGCGGCATGCCTGCTTGAAGAAATCGAAGACGCGGTGCCGCGCCTCCTCCAGCGAGGCCGAGTTCGGAGGCACTTTCACCGCTCGCATCGTGAACGCCATCGCTTCTAATCGCCGGCCGCCGCCTCCCGTCGCCGGTGGGTATTCCTGGGGGTGGCTTCCGTCGGAGCTCCGGGAAGAGCAGGCCGTCGGATAATTTCTCTGTGGGAGGAGTGGTTCGTGGTTGGGCCGGTAAGAACGGGGAAGCAGTTTAGGCAGGCCTGGGCCCAATTATACAATTAACTAAAACACAAAATGAATACTCCCTCAGTTCTACAATAGATGTCATTCTCGTATATCGTTTTTCGAGAAATTAAACACttttaactttaactaaatataactGAAAATTATTAATatctataatacataattaatatcattagatagatcattgaatatatttttataataaatttatttagagatatgaaTATTACACTTATTTTCTTTAAACTTAGTCAAAGTTGCGAAAAATTGATCCGCATGTATCCTATAGGGACATCTATTTCGGAACGAAGAGAGTAGGAATATGAAGTTTTATTCTTCTTTTGAGATCGTGGTGAGTATAAATTTGAACTAGAAAATTTAGCACGCTTTGTGCGccttcctgcgcaataaagTTGTATTTTATTCACAATAATTAATTGATGAGAAGAATTTTTTTGGTACAATGGGATGAGAAGATAAACGGTCGTTCGCATTATCTTGGTGTAATGGTAACACAAATATTGATACTGACATTTGAAAATAAACACTAACCAATGTACAAAAAatcatatactccctccatcccaaattataagttattctaagaattttggagagtaaAATCACcttaagtttaaccaaattaTAGAAAACaattataaaaatttatgacatcaaatagatatacaatgaaaatataattaatgaagaacctaatgatacttagttagtatcatAAATTATTAGGAATTAAACTTAGTCATGAAAAGTAGTCCCAAACTTTGGAGCTAAGATTCTCATGGACTAACTCTCTAATTTCTGTTCCAGAGTTTTCTTACAGGAATATGATTGTAGCgaagatgaaaagttgactTCGCCAAAGTACCTACTCAACTTCGCTTAGATGACTTCGTCTTTGCTTCCGGATAGCAAACATAACGAAAGTGAAGCGAAGACAAATGTTCGACTTTGCTCGTCGATTGTTTGCGAAAGTCGACTAAGTCAAGATTGCAAGATCGCCTGAAGACTTGAAGATCGAAGTTGATGAAATAAAGACTAGATGTGAAAAAAGATGACTTCACCCCTGCTTGAATAAAGTGTTGTAATCATTTGTATGAAGGGCAAAATAGTCATTTAGTACATTGGCGAAGTCCGGGGGCCTAGTACAGATCAAGTAATGAGAACGCGACTTATGTTCTGAGTTCAATTCTTAATGTTTGCATGACTGTCTTCGGAGTTTGGAAACTTTCACCCAATATTTTAGCGCCCACCATTTGTGTGTGCTCGAAAACTCGCACGACCACAAGGTTAAGATGGGAAGACCGGGAAAGAAAGCTAGCTATCAATAGAGCAATAGAGGATGAACCACCAAGAGGAGAAGATCAAAGCCTCAATAACATCTTATCTCAAGAACAAAATCCTTTGAAAACAAGTAAAGCCGAAGAATCTCTGGATGACCTGTTTGTTATCCCAATCTCCCAAGTAGCTGCTGCTGAATTAGAGGAGCTACAGGTTTTGTTGTTGCAGTTTGATTTGTCTGATGCCCATGACCAGAGGTCATTCTGCTGGGGAAACAGTAAATATGCTGCTGCTAAGGTTTACAAGCTAGCCTTCATCTCTAACCCAACACACAATGTGCTCAAGCTTGTTTGGAAATCCAAGGTTACTCCTAGAGTGAAGTTCTTTGCATGGCTTATTCTTATGGACAGGCTTAACACTAAAGAAATGTTGGAGAGAAGGCACTTTCATGTCCAACCAAACTGTCTCTGTATTCTCTGCAGTCGAAGAGAATCAGAGTAAATTGAACACCTGTTTTTTGAATGTGACTTTGCTGTCAGTTGCTGGAACAGGCTTGGCATTATTTGGGCTCCTGAAGATAATATCACAAGAAGGTTCGAGCAGACCAGGGATCAAGCAGGACTCCCCTTTTTTATGGAAATCTTTCTTCTTGCAGTCTGGGAACTTTGGAAAGTTCGGAATAGACAGGTCTTTGACGGCGTCCAGGCAACATTTGACAGTTGGCTGTTTAACTTCAAGACTGAAGCCCGGCTGCAAGCTCATCGGTTTCATGAGGATAAAAGACTGATTTTTAACTTGTGGCTGgataacttgtaattttccttcTTGTtcagttttgttttgttttgttttatttactTTCTGCTCCCTCCTGCGGTTTGCTCTGTATCCTCCTAACTCCTCCATCTCCCCCACCCCCTTCTGTAAGTATGTCCTGAACTCTGTTCCTGGCTCCTTGGTTTTATAAAGTGTTTTGTCATACCGTGGGGAACTCCCCCACGGTTTTTGCGTCAAAAAAAAGTAAAGCCGAAGAACAAAGACTAAAAAACTCGAACACCAagtttcaagaaaaaaaaagaacttgaAGAATGTCGCGCAAGGGCAAGAGAAAAGTCTCTCAAGCAAAGAATAGAAGAGGCTGAAGCCACTCTTCGTGATGAGGACATGACCACCTTCAAATATGACCATTGACTATAAGATGAGTTCATTCCTACATTTGTATAATGGTTTTTGATATAATTtacttggttccacatgtacatgtcattatttATGTGTAGGTACGAATGTGTCTCAAAGTGCAAGGTCATCAAAGCTAAATTTTCATTTCGGTAGCGGCCCGATAGTGCTTTATTGGAAAGGCCATAACTCATCCCTCCGAAATGAGATTGAGGTCAATAAGCACTTGATGGAAAACTTGGTTGATAAGCTTTCAAATAGATCTGGTCCCACTTTGATATCATATTGGCAAGGCCTTCAAATTATTATTATATCTATCGTTGTTTCTGCCGAGAGCTACTTTATCACCATGGACATGTTTTTTATTCTTGGAACATTGACCCAAGTGGGAGCACATcccaaggagaaggagaagccaCTAAGAGATCCCTTGGATGTCCTCCTCCTTGGCCCCACCTTAGAAGGTCAGCAAGGTCGTTCAAGCCAAGTCAGAGGCCCAATCCATATCAAGTTCGAGTCCATCTCGGACTCCACGACCAGCATATAGTAAAACGGACGCCCATGACACATCTGGACTCCATTTTTGATGATCCACATATGGATAgaaagataatttcataagcttacCAATGGCTTTGGTTGGAGGCCCAAATTCAATCGAGTCAATTGGAATCGTCAAAACAAGTTGACGTCTAGAATCTGTTAGGGCGCTGCGTCGCCGTCTTTTGGGTTATTGGGCCTCGTAATATGTTAGGGCACCTTATGGACGTGAAGAGGGGTCCTTAGACATCCCTTAGGCTATATAATCAGTAGCCGCCACCTACATTAGGGTTTGGGTTTTGCTTAGATTATTCTGTCAAGAACAGTTTCGCCGTTTTATTGGTTTGTGAGACCCCAACTCATGAGATAAATCATTCATCTACAAATTGGTTgcattctttcttgttcttgcatgtgttcttcgattcgcaGGCAAGGATTAGCCTTCTTGGTGAGGTCAACCGTGCAGCGTCGGTTGATAACCAGAGGAGACGTGGTGCTAAGGTTGCAGGGTTCAGTTCTTTGTGATTTGAAGCTAGATCGTTGTGTTGCTCTCCGAACAAATCGTTGTTTATCTCGAATTGACGGAAGATCAGGAATGCCGTCCCCATTTTCTTGGTATTCAGAGCCTCAGGTATACTGTCATGTTCATATttatcctaggccttgtttagatgcgaaaagattttggatttcgctactgtagcactttcgtttgtttgtggtaaatattgtctaatcatagactaactaggattaaaagatttgtcttgcgatttacagttaaattgtgcaattagtttttattttcatctatatttaatacttcatgcatgtgccgaaagattcgatgtgacagggaatcttgaaaactttttggtttttggggtgaactaaacaaggccctagtttaGTTGATTTTGCTTCGTCCTATAGTCCACCACCATATTTGTTTCCTGTCCTACAACCATCCGTGCCATAGCCTTACATATTTTAGTTTTAGAATCCGTCGTAttgagggggtgtttagttcccattttttcccaaaaaattttaggttttggttcattattttgcaaaatagaactaaacaccatgcaaaaattttggcaaaaaaggtagttattctccattttggattttggcctcaagaggccaaaaacccaaaatgagCCTCAAGCGCTTTCATGAGGACAATAAATTCTGTAttattttggatggaactaaacatgatcCTAAAATTTTGGTATTTTGCATTTTATCACTCCAAAatagttggcattttgcattttagattctatggggaactaaacaccgcctgagtttgtgtcctaggccaaggtcttgttgctggtttaGATTGTGTTCTTTTCTAGTTTATGTTAATCGTCGTCATCCCGTTTAAAACCCTAATTCGAGCAGTTTTCTTAAAACTGTTATAACTTTTATGTTCGAATTCGAAATGGGTAAATTTTATATCTATGGAGAAcgctaaaaaattttagatctaTTTTATCCCAGCAAAGCTGGGTTCATAAAAATTAGATTTGCGAAATTCAATCAGGAAAATTGAGTTTCTAGGCCCACAAGTTTTGGTATGCTTTTCGCAGCACAATTCTAATTTTCTATAAGCCACATCTTTTATCCAATCAAGCTAAATTTTTTTGCGGTTTGTCCTTGAGTGCTTCTTGTCGAGGAAAAAATATCAAAAGggtaaaagcaaaaaaaaagtttggacaaaaaaagaaaagaaaaaaatagtaaaaaaagagaagagatcgAAAAAAGAGCACACACAGAACTAAATAGCTCTATTGTTTGTGGTGCCTTTTGTCTTGTCCTATTTCCGTTGCTATCTTCATATTTGTTTCTAGTTATACTTGTTTCACTCCCTTGTTTATCATACCTGGTGCTAGAAACACATATAGGCCAGCAACTAGGACAAGTGCTCTGGATATTTATTCAATATTGCTATCTGTTACTGACTTGCGTGCCACATATACATAATTATTCTTTTGTTTGCCTCCTAAACTCCACATATACTTCAGATCAGTACAGAAAAAGATCATTGCAATCTTGGGCTACGCCTTTCAGGTATCCTTTGTCTTGATAGTAAGAACCTTGTAAGCACTTGAAAGGTGTttcttgtaacaccctaggtgttaagcatgcacttagtctcataaactattcataagcattctcatcaagcatgggcatgagcatagcatcacatgagcatagtAGCATttaaagtgtgattttatgtgcttgatttaaatgaatttaaatatgataaaTAATTATGCTTACTTAAAAAATGCTTGTGATGACCAAAGTAAGTTGAACtatgttttagaagaattaagaataattttgtgaaatttttagaGCTCTAGAATTTGAAaaatggattttatacaaattccccaaaataaatttatttaaaacctagaactagttttaaattgtaattcaaattctatttggaatttggggtTACactttaaaacaaagttgtagagctatTTATTTTGGACAACTTTTGTTTTAGGGGCCAAGTCTGAAAAAGCTTTTAAATAAGTCAAAAAGTGATTGGGAAATGATTTggaaaaagaatttcaaaaaaaaatagaaaaggagaCAGGGGGCGCCAGCAGGCCGccgcctcgcttctggcccgctggccgaagccggcccagcCTGCGAGTGCACCTGTTGGGTAtttttaacgtcattaccaaaagtaggctTAGTATTCTATTTGTGAtaacgacgccaaaaatgccgaaACAATCCCTCATgctacttaagccaagttgccaTTCCCAGCATAGCATgagagacgcagtattgaaatatgcaattgctcttctgaataaataataaaagggATCTACAAGCACACACATTAATaatgatgtagcattttaaccgggaagtattctaggtatcgttatttatatttttaccactggagggattactaacaccaatgttgattgtggaatgaaatatggaactgaGTATCATCGCATGTGTAATAGAAAGCATTCATCTATCTTATCAATATAggtataaatgtcacataaaatatagataaagtataaatagtgacaaagataactaatctgatcagcataactagccacatatgataatgataagcacctcaacagatattctagcaagtcattagcatagaacTAGGATGAATTAcaagaatattttctaagttattcttaactataaagtctagcatatcatagttagtgtaaTACTtgacaatcattgcgagacaggactacgtccatgcatagtgatattatcaaggaagatgataaatatagcaatcactccctataataatgttgcgcTGCCTGCTctatacacgggagggggactatataagaatcaacggagctgtcaccaccgcgaactaccccacgatccggcatatagggtacaatcgcagataaatacgatataggcaccacgcctacacaatacttatcatttacccatggacccAATGGATagacgctatacgatcctaaacatgtatataattccaatctaactaagccaagtatataaccattttaaactaagaacgatataattgcaaatataaacaactagagcaaagtcataatcaatatattgaaatagtgcaaagtcatattcataatattgaagaacaatgatgaacaattgaagaacaatagagaattaccaagaatcctcttggcagatccgaaaaccaatcaaagattgactccttctagttctaatcctacgtagctatgctaaactagagatctagttgatgtggtagctctagggcttgatcagagactctcctccttggatgaatgaatgaattagggtttgagaatgagaatgcctcctctctagggccagggggcctgcttatatagcccttccaaatgaatgtggaccgtcggatcaaaccgaccttaatcgtatggttttccttaatcttttaggtcggtggagcataatccgtgaggtAGGGCCTGATTGGCCGAGACAACAGGGctagcgccctaggggggagggcgggcgccctgcccctgggcccgctcggtctcctgttcgttcccgtggcttctggagtcttctagatgatagaaaattgccgcacacgttaatatctttatgtaaacccgacgtgtgggcctttcctctatatttcctgataaccccctgcagaaatattcaaacaccaaaacttatggaattctatcagataaaaccctaagtctgggtgttggttgtatttggatccttttctttatttatttgatgattaaatttgatacttaaggactgtcaacaaactcccccaagcttacctcttgctcgtccctgagcaaggatagactcagcgatggatcagaagctGCTGCAATGCCTtagaaagttgacggtacacatgcattcaaacaaggtcttatctctgagttagagtaaactgttaagtcttaaaaacttactcattttacctttcaccatggggcctgcaaccgtcacttgtgtcttgagcagttaaaagattttacggtcaagtcaagcgccatgtctcttgttctttgatcaactatagctctggagtttttgcagattttcaaaataaaactcagagattctttgtatgactctctcaattctctcttttgtggtatttctggatccttaccaaggcagtgatggtatatgccttctctcaaagtatgtagtatttgtggtatgaggcatagtgctattgccttctctctcatcctactctaataaggctttgatatctggagctcataggtgggagataaagtatacatacttacaagacattttattgcatagtcaaaccatggatccagagaaacaagtcaatatcaagatgtgcatgtgtggcgaatgaatggtgtatggtgaagatgtacatacctttcttgcactttgaagctttttgaagagaatgagatgctctatattttctttttcttttctctcaggtgggtatcttatactcctaattctactgtcggacacttgtccatttttacctctcgtctcactttttattttcttcgaggttccagacacttgcccctttttatttcctcgtattttcctttttttcagagcactcaccctcttagaataatgtagcaagtggtagtaaccaaaatatctcgagcatttatttcatagagaataacagggataggataatgtttttggctattctctcttggataggagtagaataattttgggtgaatctagagatggaaatgagtggatgtatgtggatgcgtacttccagagtagaagcagcatatatgggtgaacgtgcaagtgaatcttaattttaaccgcatgacaaactCCTTAgagtctacatagcttgaccacactcaatgctcataggcagtaaaaagtaaatgtatggtttttagtttaataagcatgtatatatggctgtggtaggaatttaaactctcatcataacggaactcatcatgcaatattttaaagatttttaaagataaaattcttcaaaattctagcatctctaggaacagataaacaacacctcaaccttcccatatcatatccgttaacgacttagactttagatcaagttctcttcccacaagttcaggtttagagcaagctttaaattataacagttatgtctaaacttgagagtgagagctttgaaaattaggcagagcaactattcatcatatccatgctatagtttattattaagattcaatttagtatagccactttatttatttatttagcaaactaagcaaaagtatatatatatatgtaagcacaaaatctttatttgggtttttatgattatgtatctttttattattttagcaaagtataagtataaacgtagatagaaacacttagctagataaatgggggtgctctcccccaagctggattttgacgtaatttcttatgatgtagctagcaggtggtagaggtgtatttgaatgtcggcagcaccctaacagcgattaggatgtcctccgtctgctagtcttcttgatccttgaattttgtggagctcaaatagacaacaaagctttgtggaactagttaagtgttgtCATAAATATCTTAGCGTTTATCATGTTGAGGCTCCtctaataaatgttactctctttagtaggatcataatcttatttttatattttcatttttatagagcagaagaaatatttattttatttttatgccaccacagtgaatgtacttatgggttttatgccactcatatactcacatggagcttactgttttttaacatttttatttccttttaagatagtatgaacatgattaactaaacaagctatgtaaggaaaagtaaataattaaagggaataagggataactaccaaatttacctcttggcatggtgtttggtgtttttaagtcctctgaacgggactccttgtgttcTCAGTCGTCCTAGAATTCACTGGATGGCGAAGACGatggttccggtggcgcctcctcttctattACAActctcttctctttccacacctgatttggtgctacggtctcctcaggacaatcCTGTTCAAGATATATATCTTTGGACCTTATTacctctccttcatagtctgcccatccgttcttgatgatttgcctcctctggttgcggttgtgtcgccttcttctcatcctggtctgcttagaatcttcaactatatagttagagtcaTTAaagtagcggcgtaccttctgagaggggaagtgcatgtggacttctttagttccaatgtagatgatagctttgatagtgctgaggaacggtcttcttaggatgatgggtggatcgtactcgtcttctcccatgtcaatgacctgaaaatctgtATGGACGAAAtggtcgtctattttgacagggacatcagttactatacgttcgacctttcggaatgtctggtctaccatctggagctgaatgtatgttggttgtaggggcatggttccatacaggagctgataagtgactgcgaccattatgttgatgccagatccggtgtcgcagagtgtcttctgaaatgagtatccattgattgtgcactcgatgcttggaacaccaaggtcgtccttcttgatcaggaaaggcgacttgagtcggtGATCTTGACCTCTGTGaattgtagtgaccatcttagctaatTCGCTCTATACTtgcttcttgttcttgttcctcctgttggtcctctttcttAGTTCATATTGGGGTTGCTCTAGGATTTGTGCAGTCCTGTTctcgaaggaaaacgtctccttcctccccttgatgttgaAGTTGATCTTCGtaacactagcgtagatgacagctcccgaggtgttcaggaatggcctccccagGATGATGGGTGACCTCTCATCGGCaacagtctctatcaccacgaagtctgctgggacgTACGAGGTACCAACTTGAACACAGATGTTCTTTAGTATTCCTTTTGGGAAGctcagtgtctgatctgcaagctggaaacacatggttgtttctaataaaggacatgtaaagaatttttcatagagtaccctgggcataatattgacgctggagccaaagtcgcagagtgtttcttggaagtccaccatgccgatggagatcaggatgacggggtgtcctggattgcctctcttgactggcagaaggtcattATGTACTTctccaacggggttactccagtagttacctgcatcaaacatgtctacaagatttccagattctaatccttccggttgtgatggtttaccggggttagtagcagaaatagcagcagctatttaattcaactaagattcaatcattttattgaaGCTCATTTAATTCTTTAtgacagtagaaaaattatccattctattatttatattttctagcattttatcattagatgccaatttcttagacaggttatccattagctttccttgattagacactaactctcttaggggtggaaaattattattattgttgtaagaattgttaccttgataattacctgagttgttacctgagtagttaggcctctattgattccaaccttgattttgttgaggacggttgtagtagtagtagtagtagttgttgttgttgttgatgtagttcacgtcctcaagcatctcagggcagtgattgcctgagtgtccagtatctccacactcctcacaagtcatgtgagagtcgtagacgtgcatgacttctttcttatctccagctttgtcatcgagcttcttcatgagtaggtctagctttgaagacaacatgtctacctccttgagctagtgcatacctccacttttcttgcgtgtctgggtcctctcttcattccaaccttgattggatgccatcttctccacaagggctatggcttgtggtatggtgagtgacaggaatgctcctccggctgcagcatccatggtttcacgagtgttgttgctgagcccataataaaatgtctgcatcagtaaccagctctccattccatgatggggacaatctaggatgtagtcttggaagcgctcccatgcctctggaacggattcatcatgttgttgctgaaaacttgtaatcttcccacggatatgagagacgcggtattgaaatatgcaattgttgttctgaataaataataaaagtgatctacaagcgcacagattaataccgatgtagcattttaaccaggaagtattccaggtatcgttatttatatttttaccactgggaagggaggaagggattactaacaccaatgttgattgtggaatgaaatatggaactgagtatcatcacatgtgtaatagagagcattcatctatctcatcaatacagggataaatgtcacataaaatataaataaagtatgaattgtgacaaagataactaatctgatcagcataactagccacatatgatactgataagcacctcaacagatattctagcaagtcattagcatagaactaggatgaactacaagaatatttcctaagttattcttaactataaagtctagcatatcataattagtgcaattacttggcaatcattgcgagacaggactacgcccatgcatagtgatattatcaaggaagatcagaaacatagcaatcactcccctgtaataatgttactCTGTCTGCCCTATACATGGGAGGggcactatataagaatcaacggagctgtcaccaccgcgaactaccccacgatccggcatatagggtacaatcgcagataaatatggtataggcaccacacctacacaatacttatcatttacccatggacccgatggataaacgctatacaatcctaaacatgtatataattccaatctaactaatccAAGTATATAatcatgataaactaagaatgatataattgcaaatataaacaagtagagcaaagtcataatcaatatattgaaatagagcaaagtcatattcataatattgaagaacaatgatgaacaaatgaagaacagtagaggaattaccaagaatcctcttgacagatccagaaaccaatcgaagattgactccttctagttgtaatcctatgtagctattctAAACTAGAGATATAGTTGATGTGGtagctctagggcttgatgagagactctcctccttggatcaatgaatgaattagggtttgagaatgagaatgccacttccaggggccagggggccccaaatgaacatgggccgtcggatcaaaccgaccttagtcgcacggttttccttaatcctttaggtcggtgaagcataatccgtgaggcggggcctgattggccgagacaaaagggcgggcgccctaggggggagggcgggccccCTGCCCCTAGGCCCGCTCGGCTCCCGTTTGTTCccatggcttttggagtcttctagatgatataaAATTGCCGcatacgttaatatctttatgtaaacccgacgtgtgggcctttcctccatatttcctgataaccccctacagaaatagacaaacac from Sorghum bicolor cultivar BTx623 chromosome 3, Sorghum_bicolor_NCBIv3, whole genome shotgun sequence encodes the following:
- the LOC8069571 gene encoding NADH dehydrogenase [ubiquinone] 1 alpha subcomplex subunit 6 → MAFTMRAVKVPPNSASLEEARHRVFDFFKQACRSIPTVMEIYNLDDVVTPSQLRSTIAKEIRKNQNVTNPKVIDMLLFNGMEELNNIVEHAKQRHHVIGQYVIGQEGLVHDLGSKDQGNSDFLKKFYTSNYF